A window of Sphingobium herbicidovorans contains these coding sequences:
- the glyA gene encoding serine hydroxymethyltransferase, translating into MSTATLAQPDLSDIRAEGYFTRSLADADPAVFAGVTKELKREQNQIELIASENIVSKAVLEAQGSVFTNKYAEGYPGKRYYQGCAPSDEVEQLAIDRAKQIFNCGFVNVQPHSGAQANGAVMLALTKPGDTIMGLSLDAGGHLTHGAKPALSGKWYNAVQYGVREDTHLIDYDALEAQAIKAKPTLIIAGGSAYPRHLDFARFRAIADKVGALLMVDMAHFAGLVAGGAHPTPFGHAHVVTTTTHKTLRGPRGGMILTDDEAIAKKINSAVFPGLQGGPLMHVIAAKAVAFGEALRPEFKTYAQAIVTNAKALASKLEQRGLAVVSGGTDTHLALIDLRPYGISGKDADEALERSFITCNKNGVPGDPLPPTKTSGIRVGSPAGTTRGFGVAEFEAIGDMIADVLEGLRDNGEHGDATAEAKVRERVSALCARFPIYEG; encoded by the coding sequence ATGAGCACCGCAACCCTCGCCCAACCCGATCTGTCCGACATCCGCGCGGAAGGCTATTTCACGCGCAGCCTGGCGGACGCCGATCCGGCGGTGTTCGCTGGCGTTACCAAGGAATTGAAGCGCGAGCAGAACCAGATCGAGCTGATCGCGTCGGAAAATATCGTGTCCAAGGCGGTGCTGGAGGCGCAGGGTTCGGTCTTCACCAACAAATATGCCGAAGGCTATCCGGGCAAGCGCTATTATCAGGGCTGCGCGCCGTCCGATGAGGTCGAGCAGCTCGCTATCGACCGCGCGAAGCAGATCTTCAACTGCGGCTTCGTCAATGTGCAGCCCCACTCGGGCGCGCAGGCAAATGGCGCTGTGATGCTGGCCCTGACCAAGCCGGGCGACACCATCATGGGCCTGTCGCTCGACGCCGGTGGCCACCTGACCCATGGCGCCAAGCCCGCACTTTCCGGCAAATGGTATAACGCGGTTCAGTACGGCGTGCGCGAAGACACGCACCTTATCGACTATGACGCTCTGGAAGCGCAGGCTATCAAGGCCAAGCCGACGCTGATCATCGCAGGTGGTTCGGCCTATCCCCGTCACCTGGACTTCGCCCGCTTCCGCGCCATCGCGGACAAGGTCGGCGCGCTGCTGATGGTCGACATGGCGCACTTCGCCGGTCTCGTCGCGGGGGGCGCGCACCCGACGCCATTCGGCCATGCCCATGTCGTCACCACCACCACGCACAAGACCCTGCGCGGTCCGCGCGGCGGCATGATCCTGACCGATGACGAAGCCATCGCGAAGAAGATCAACTCGGCGGTGTTCCCCGGCCTTCAGGGTGGGCCGCTGATGCATGTCATCGCTGCGAAGGCCGTGGCTTTTGGCGAAGCACTGCGTCCCGAGTTCAAGACCTACGCCCAGGCAATCGTCACCAACGCCAAGGCGCTGGCCTCCAAACTCGAACAGCGCGGCCTCGCCGTGGTGTCGGGCGGCACGGACACGCACCTCGCCCTCATCGACCTGCGTCCCTATGGCATTTCCGGCAAGGACGCGGACGAGGCGCTGGAGCGCAGCTTCATCACCTGCAACAAGAATGGCGTGCCGGGCGATCCGCTGCCGCCGACCAAGACCAGCGGCATCCGCGTGGGTTCGCCCGCGGGCACGACGCGCGGCTTTGGCGTCGCGGAGTTCGAGGCGATCGGCGACATGATCGCTGATGTCCTCGAAGGATTGCGCGACAATGGCGAACATGGCGACGCCACAGCTGAAGCCAAGGTGCGGGAACGCGTCTCGGCCTTGTGCGCTCGCTTCCCCATCTACGAGGGCTGA
- the nrdR gene encoding transcriptional regulator NrdR, whose protein sequence is MRCPFCSHDDSQVKDSRPTEDGAAIRRRRQCEACGARFTTFERIQLRDIWVVKSEGRKEAFDRDKLARSIDIACRKRQIDPSRLEKLISGIQRQLETSGEGEVPARAIGEMVMEGLKRLDSVAYIRFASVYKDFTDARDFEDFAGTVKEVGSE, encoded by the coding sequence ATGCGCTGCCCCTTCTGTTCCCATGACGACAGCCAGGTAAAAGACAGCCGTCCGACCGAAGATGGCGCAGCCATCCGCCGTCGTCGGCAGTGCGAGGCTTGCGGCGCGCGCTTCACCACCTTCGAGCGCATCCAGCTTCGCGACATCTGGGTGGTAAAAAGCGAGGGCCGCAAGGAAGCCTTCGACCGCGACAAGCTCGCCCGATCGATCGACATCGCCTGCCGCAAGCGCCAGATCGATCCAAGCCGCCTGGAAAAGCTCATTTCCGGGATCCAGCGCCAGCTTGAAACAAGCGGCGAAGGCGAAGTGCCTGCCCGCGCGATCGGGGAAATGGTGATGGAGGGCCTGAAACGGCTCGACAGCGTCGCGTACATCCGTTTCGCCAGCGTCTACAAGGATTTCACCGACGCGCGCGACTTTGAGGATTTCGCAGGAACAGTGAAGGAGGTTGGGAGTGAGTGA
- a CDS encoding chorismate mutase: protein MNPENYTTMAEVRAGVDKIDRQLVALFEQRFAHMRAAARIKPERSAVRDEARKAEVIDNVRQEAVRLGVPADILATLWDQLVEASIAYEMKEFDRLRA from the coding sequence ATGAACCCCGAAAACTACACGACCATGGCCGAGGTCCGCGCCGGCGTAGATAAGATCGACCGCCAGCTTGTGGCGCTGTTCGAACAACGTTTCGCCCATATGCGCGCCGCCGCACGGATCAAGCCGGAGCGGAGCGCTGTACGCGATGAAGCGCGCAAGGCCGAGGTGATCGACAACGTCAGGCAGGAAGCCGTACGTCTGGGCGTTCCAGCCGACATTTTGGCTACGCTGTGGGATCAGTTGGTAGAGGCGTCGATCGCCTATGAGATGAAAGAGTTCGACCGCCTGAGAGCCTAA
- the rpsD gene encoding 30S ribosomal protein S4 — protein MSKRSSAKYKLDRRMGENIWGRPKSPVNKREYGPGQHGQRRKGKMSDYGIQLKAKQKLKGYYGDITEKQFKKNYIEAARMKGDTGQNLIGLLERRLDAVVYRAKFAPTIFSARQIVSHGHIYVNGVKCNIASRLVKPGDEITLGKKAQEMALVLEAQSLPERDIPDYVSPDGASKVTYVRVPSLDEVPYPVKMEPNLVVEFYSR, from the coding sequence ATGTCGAAGCGTTCCAGCGCCAAGTATAAACTCGACCGCCGCATGGGCGAGAATATCTGGGGTCGCCCCAAAAGCCCGGTCAACAAGCGCGAATATGGCCCCGGCCAGCATGGTCAGCGCCGCAAGGGCAAGATGTCCGACTACGGCATCCAGCTCAAGGCGAAGCAGAAGCTGAAGGGCTATTACGGCGACATCACCGAAAAGCAGTTCAAGAAGAACTATATCGAAGCCGCCCGTATGAAGGGCGACACCGGCCAGAACCTGATCGGCCTGCTTGAGCGCCGTCTGGACGCGGTCGTTTATCGCGCCAAGTTCGCGCCGACGATCTTCTCGGCTCGTCAGATCGTTTCGCACGGTCACATTTATGTGAACGGCGTTAAGTGCAATATCGCCAGCCGTCTGGTGAAGCCGGGTGACGAAATCACCCTGGGCAAGAAGGCGCAGGAAATGGCGCTGGTTCTCGAAGCGCAGAGCCTGCCCGAGCGTGACATTCCCGACTATGTGTCGCCCGATGGCGCAAGCAAGGTAACCTATGTCCGCGTTCCCTCGCTGGACGAAGTGCCCTACCCGGTGAAGATGGAACCCAATCTGGTCGTCGAATTCTATTCGCGCTGA
- a CDS encoding M28 family metallopeptidase: MRSSLSVGLIALLAGGAALATPSNVAPSIDTMKEVVKEISSDAYEGRAPGTVGEEKTLAYLVQRFEALGLKPGNKGSWFQDVPLVEITAKNVAPLRFSGGKTPISLNYGSQMVVATYRTTRPHIEVKDSPVIFVGYGINAPEKKWNDYAGVNVRGKTVIILVNDPDYQATALHGPFGGRAMTYYGRWTYKFEEAAGQGAAAAIIVHDTVPAAYGWNVVQSSWTGAQHVADSANGNAGQSAAIGWIQKDQAAALMASAGLNLDTLSAAAKKRGFKAVPLKGVKASLSFDNMIRKHRSKNLVALLPGKDRPDEYVLYAAHWDHLGQCKAAPDGDDICNGAIDNATGTAALVALAEANVKAGPTDRSQVFLAVTAEESGLLGSAYYGNHPVFPLSQTVGGVNMDALSMAGPARNVVVIGRGKSQLDAYLDRALAAQNRVASLEPTPEKGFYYRSDHFSFAKHGVPMLYFEGGQDLVKGGPEAGARAARDYEEHRYHGPKDEYDPNWDWSGVKADLTLYYEVGRALSNRTDWPNWTPGDEFRAIRDKSRADK, encoded by the coding sequence ATGCGATCCTCTCTGTCTGTCGGCCTGATCGCTCTCCTTGCAGGGGGCGCGGCGTTGGCGACCCCTTCCAATGTCGCCCCGTCGATCGACACGATGAAGGAAGTCGTGAAGGAAATTTCGTCCGACGCCTACGAAGGCCGTGCGCCGGGGACCGTGGGTGAGGAAAAGACGCTCGCCTATCTGGTCCAGCGGTTCGAGGCGCTGGGATTGAAGCCGGGTAACAAGGGCAGCTGGTTCCAGGACGTCCCGCTCGTCGAAATCACCGCGAAGAACGTCGCGCCGCTGCGCTTCTCCGGCGGAAAAACGCCGATCTCGCTCAACTATGGATCGCAGATGGTCGTCGCCACATACCGCACGACCCGGCCCCATATCGAGGTGAAGGACAGCCCCGTCATATTCGTGGGCTACGGCATCAACGCACCGGAAAAAAAGTGGAACGATTATGCCGGGGTGAATGTCCGCGGGAAGACTGTCATCATCCTCGTGAACGATCCCGACTATCAGGCAACGGCGTTGCACGGCCCGTTCGGCGGGCGGGCAATGACCTATTATGGCCGCTGGACCTACAAGTTCGAGGAAGCAGCCGGGCAGGGCGCGGCTGCCGCAATCATCGTGCATGACACTGTCCCCGCCGCCTATGGCTGGAACGTCGTACAGTCGAGCTGGACCGGCGCACAACATGTGGCCGACAGCGCCAACGGCAATGCCGGCCAGTCCGCCGCGATCGGCTGGATACAAAAGGACCAGGCGGCAGCGCTGATGGCCAGCGCGGGCCTCAATCTCGACACGCTGAGCGCTGCGGCGAAAAAGCGCGGCTTCAAGGCCGTGCCGCTGAAGGGTGTGAAGGCCAGCCTGTCCTTCGACAACATGATCCGCAAGCACCGCTCCAAAAACCTCGTCGCGCTGTTGCCGGGTAAGGATCGGCCTGATGAATATGTGCTCTATGCCGCCCATTGGGACCATCTTGGCCAGTGCAAGGCCGCGCCCGACGGCGACGATATCTGCAACGGCGCGATCGACAATGCGACGGGGACCGCAGCACTCGTTGCTCTTGCGGAGGCCAACGTCAAAGCCGGGCCCACCGACCGTAGCCAGGTATTCCTTGCCGTCACGGCTGAGGAGTCTGGCCTTCTGGGATCAGCCTATTACGGCAATCACCCGGTTTTCCCGCTGAGCCAGACGGTTGGCGGCGTCAATATGGACGCGCTCAGCATGGCGGGACCGGCCCGGAATGTCGTGGTGATCGGCAGGGGCAAGTCGCAGCTGGACGCCTATCTCGATCGTGCGCTGGCCGCGCAAAACCGGGTGGCGAGCCTTGAACCCACGCCGGAAAAGGGATTCTATTACAGATCCGATCATTTCAGCTTCGCAAAACATGGCGTGCCAATGCTCTATTTCGAAGGCGGTCAGGATTTGGTGAAGGGCGGCCCGGAAGCGGGCGCGAGGGCGGCCAGAGATTATGAAGAACATCGCTACCATGGTCCCAAGGACGAATATGATCCCAACTGGGATTGGAGCGGCGTGAAAGCTGACCTGACGCTTTACTATGAGGTGGGACGGGCGTTGTCGAATAGGACGGACTGGCCAAACTGGACGCCCGGCGATGAATTTCGGGCGATCCGCGACAAGAGCCGGGCGGATAAATAA
- a CDS encoding PilZ domain-containing protein yields MEINNPVTILHVGKLVTADRERLCVVHSLSSRQALVRTSLPLGIGESVTLGLRNGFSVPAVVGVIMGDHVSLLFEDLVSMTTILAEQRDGRTERGAVRLAISMPVSIIAPTGVQVGMMQDISLFGVRVLDELGKLQEDQKVQVAIDGLGKRDATVRWRQSPYAGLSFEVALGFKLLDQWTAQIAADDGS; encoded by the coding sequence TTGGAGATCAACAACCCGGTCACAATCTTGCATGTTGGCAAACTGGTTACGGCTGACAGGGAACGCCTGTGCGTCGTACATTCACTCTCGTCGCGCCAGGCGCTTGTACGCACCAGCCTGCCGCTCGGCATAGGCGAAAGCGTTACTCTGGGTCTGCGCAACGGTTTTTCCGTCCCTGCCGTCGTCGGGGTTATCATGGGCGATCACGTATCGCTGCTGTTTGAAGACCTCGTCTCGATGACCACCATTTTGGCGGAGCAACGCGACGGAAGGACCGAAAGGGGAGCGGTGCGGCTGGCGATTTCCATGCCTGTCTCCATAATCGCTCCAACCGGCGTTCAGGTCGGGATGATGCAGGACATTTCCTTGTTCGGCGTCAGGGTCTTGGACGAATTGGGCAAATTGCAGGAGGATCAGAAAGTTCAGGTGGCGATCGACGGCCTTGGCAAGCGGGACGCCACGGTCCGCTGGCGCCAGTCCCCCTATGCAGGCCTCAGCTTTGAAGTGGCGCTGGGTTTCAAACTGCTGGATCAATGGACCGCCCAGATAGCGGCTGACGATGGCAGCTGA
- a CDS encoding agmatine deiminase family protein gives MTFRMPAEWAQHEWTWIGFPTSPAEWPGAFDNARQQIADFATALHADGRGEQVRLVVASPSDAEAAKVMAAPGIEIVVQKLGDVWLRDTAPIAVLRGQERALVDFGFNGWGGKYQMPGDEDIGARLAAMTGLPTSSQHWIFEGGAVDTDGTGLFVTTEQCLLNPNRNPDLDRGKIETLLAGSLGLSDMLWLGEGLLNDHTDGHVDNLARFVAPGILALPEASTEDDPNAAIYADARARAQAFGVEVASIPSPGRVVVDGEVIPASYMNFYIGNAAVILPIYGQPNDQAALDALRPFFPGREIVGLRSDAILSGGGSFHCCSQQMPSAA, from the coding sequence ATGACATTCCGTATGCCAGCCGAATGGGCGCAGCATGAATGGACCTGGATCGGCTTTCCAACTTCGCCCGCGGAATGGCCCGGCGCTTTTGACAATGCTCGCCAGCAGATCGCCGACTTCGCCACTGCGCTTCATGCAGATGGACGCGGCGAGCAGGTGCGCCTGGTCGTCGCCAGCCCTTCCGATGCCGAAGCCGCAAAGGTCATGGCAGCGCCCGGTATAGAGATCGTCGTACAAAAACTGGGCGACGTCTGGCTGCGCGATACTGCCCCTATCGCCGTGTTGCGAGGCCAGGAGCGAGCGTTGGTCGATTTCGGCTTCAACGGTTGGGGCGGCAAATATCAAATGCCGGGCGATGAAGACATCGGCGCGCGCCTCGCCGCCATGACCGGACTGCCCACATCATCCCAGCACTGGATATTCGAAGGGGGAGCGGTCGATACAGACGGCACCGGCCTTTTCGTCACGACCGAACAGTGCCTGCTCAACCCAAACCGCAATCCGGATCTGGACCGCGGAAAGATCGAGACGCTGCTGGCTGGATCGCTCGGGTTGTCGGACATGCTGTGGCTTGGCGAGGGATTGCTGAACGATCACACGGACGGCCATGTCGATAATCTGGCGCGCTTTGTGGCGCCCGGCATACTGGCCCTGCCCGAAGCCAGCACGGAAGACGATCCCAACGCTGCCATCTACGCCGACGCGCGCGCCCGCGCGCAGGCATTCGGGGTGGAAGTGGCGTCCATCCCCTCTCCAGGCCGGGTCGTGGTGGATGGCGAAGTCATTCCGGCCAGCTACATGAATTTCTATATCGGCAACGCCGCCGTCATCCTGCCCATCTATGGCCAGCCCAATGATCAGGCCGCTCTTGACGCCCTCCGTCCCTTTTTCCCCGGCCGGGAAATTGTCGGCCTGCGGAGCGACGCCATACTTTCGGGCGGTGGCAGCTTCCACTGTTGCAGCCAGCAGATGCCGTCCGCAGCATGA
- a CDS encoding DUF3147 family protein, translating to MTAMLALRALLSGIIITIVSVVSRRYPALGALVASLPLISVLSMIWLWNDRPDAENMARHAEATFYYVLPSLPMFLLIPALLRRGISFPAALIAGCVATILLYLATVAIVARMGIRL from the coding sequence ATGACCGCGATGCTGGCGCTGCGGGCGTTGCTGTCCGGCATCATCATCACCATCGTGTCGGTCGTATCGCGGCGCTACCCGGCGCTGGGCGCTCTGGTCGCGTCCCTGCCGCTGATATCGGTGCTGAGCATGATCTGGCTGTGGAACGATCGCCCAGACGCGGAAAATATGGCGCGGCATGCAGAGGCGACATTCTATTATGTCCTGCCGTCGCTGCCCATGTTCCTGCTTATTCCAGCGCTGTTACGACGCGGGATTTCCTTTCCCGCCGCGCTGATCGCAGGTTGCGTAGCGACAATCCTTCTCTATCTCGCAACCGTCGCCATCGTCGCTCGCATGGGCATTCGTCTCTAG
- the aguB gene encoding N-carbamoylputrescine amidase, whose amino-acid sequence MTKVTVAALQLAFSEDMDNNIAMVADHVVKAAARGAKIVLPPELFEGPYFCKVEDEALFARAQPVGEHPAVQEMRKVAKAERIYIPTSFFERDGQHHYNSLAMIDDEGEIMGVYRKSHIPDGPGYEEKYYFRPGNSGFKVWETRYGAIGVGICWDQWYPETARVMALMGAEMLFYPTAIGSEPYDADLDTSRMWRRAMIGHAVSNCMPVIAANRIGEEDGQKFYGHSFISDEWGDFAADADAKDHGALVATLDLAQARKHRAGMGFFRDRRPDLYARIAQDI is encoded by the coding sequence ATGACCAAAGTCACCGTCGCCGCACTGCAACTCGCCTTTTCGGAGGACATGGACAATAATATCGCCATGGTCGCGGACCATGTGGTGAAGGCGGCGGCGCGCGGCGCGAAGATCGTCCTGCCGCCCGAACTGTTCGAAGGGCCCTATTTCTGCAAAGTCGAGGACGAGGCCCTTTTCGCCCGCGCACAGCCCGTGGGCGAACACCCTGCCGTCCAGGAAATGCGCAAGGTGGCGAAGGCGGAGCGCATCTATATCCCCACCAGCTTCTTCGAACGCGACGGGCAGCATCATTATAACTCCCTCGCGATGATCGACGATGAAGGCGAAATCATGGGGGTCTATCGCAAAAGCCACATCCCCGACGGCCCCGGCTATGAGGAAAAATATTATTTCCGCCCCGGGAATAGCGGCTTCAAGGTCTGGGAAACCCGTTATGGCGCCATCGGCGTCGGCATCTGCTGGGACCAATGGTATCCTGAAACGGCGCGGGTGATGGCGTTGATGGGTGCGGAAATGCTCTTCTATCCCACCGCGATAGGATCAGAACCTTATGACGCGGATCTGGACACCAGCCGCATGTGGCGCCGCGCCATGATCGGACACGCCGTCAGCAACTGCATGCCCGTGATCGCCGCCAACCGCATAGGGGAGGAGGATGGCCAGAAATTCTATGGTCACAGCTTCATCTCAGACGAATGGGGCGATTTCGCCGCCGACGCTGATGCAAAGGATCATGGCGCACTGGTTGCAACGCTCGACCTTGCGCAAGCACGCAAGCACCGCGCTGGCATGGGCTTCTTCCGCGACCGGCGGCCCGATCTGTATGCCCGGATCGCGCAGGACATCTGA
- a CDS encoding putative quinol monooxygenase codes for MTIARHYVMHAKAGMEAALDAALRAVAQAVRPLPGCEGVEMLRDLANEGRFIFIEQWTDVDAHKAAGAKLDKSLFAPMMAALDGPPESAYLDYLLR; via the coding sequence ATGACGATAGCGCGCCATTATGTGATGCATGCCAAGGCAGGAATGGAGGCCGCGCTCGACGCCGCCTTGCGTGCGGTGGCGCAGGCGGTTCGGCCTCTACCCGGCTGCGAGGGCGTGGAAATGCTCCGTGACCTTGCCAATGAAGGGCGCTTCATCTTCATCGAACAATGGACCGACGTAGATGCGCATAAAGCGGCCGGCGCCAAGCTCGACAAAAGCCTGTTCGCGCCCATGATGGCCGCGCTGGATGGACCGCCAGAAAGCGCCTATCTCGACTATCTGTTGCGCTGA
- a CDS encoding uracil-DNA glycosylase has protein sequence MTLQSPIAHGEAPPDCPLCPRLVTLREACRAEHPDWWNAPVPAFGDPQARIVVVGLAPGKQGANRTGRAFTGDFSGDLLFATLAKFGLTEGRYEARADDGLVLKGAVIVNAVKCLPPENRPLPQEAHNCRLFLKSAVAALPDAHIFVALGEVAHQSVVKVLGGKLPKARFAHLAEHRMPSGKIVIDSYHCSRRNMMTGRLTEEMFSAVFERATALLDEGGASSQRNR, from the coding sequence ATGACGCTGCAAAGTCCCATCGCGCATGGCGAAGCGCCGCCCGATTGCCCCCTGTGCCCGCGCCTCGTCACATTGCGGGAGGCATGCCGGGCGGAGCATCCGGATTGGTGGAACGCGCCAGTCCCGGCGTTCGGCGATCCGCAGGCGCGGATCGTGGTGGTTGGACTGGCGCCGGGAAAGCAGGGCGCCAACCGCACGGGGCGAGCTTTTACAGGCGACTTTTCAGGGGATCTGCTTTTTGCGACGCTTGCAAAGTTCGGGCTGACGGAGGGGCGCTACGAAGCGAGAGCCGACGATGGCCTGGTGTTGAAGGGTGCCGTCATCGTCAACGCGGTCAAATGCCTTCCGCCCGAAAACAGGCCGCTGCCGCAGGAGGCGCATAACTGCCGACTTTTCCTGAAATCCGCAGTCGCGGCTTTGCCTGATGCCCATATATTCGTCGCGCTGGGCGAGGTTGCCCACCAGTCGGTCGTGAAGGTACTGGGCGGCAAGCTGCCAAAGGCGCGCTTTGCTCATCTGGCCGAACACAGGATGCCCAGCGGCAAGATCGTCATCGACAGCTATCATTGCTCCAGGCGGAACATGATGACAGGCCGGTTGACCGAAGAGATGTTTTCCGCCGTTTTTGAAAGGGCCACGGCGTTGCTGGATGAGGGCGGGGCGTCCAGTCAGCGCAACAGATAG
- the folK gene encoding 2-amino-4-hydroxy-6-hydroxymethyldihydropteridine diphosphokinase: MRKTSILHLYALALGSNRPLSAERAPARLLQDAIGELKKLGRIAAIAPVMVTPPIGPSLRLFANSALLIESPLHPKAMLAALQQIEGRLGRRRHRRWGARSIDIDIILWSGGRFDSRTLHIPHPAFRSRDFVLSPLNAIAPRWRDPVSGLSVRHLHARLQKAAPLPRPRG; this comes from the coding sequence ATGCGCAAGACAAGCATTCTCCATCTTTATGCACTCGCCCTTGGGTCCAATCGCCCGCTTTCGGCCGAACGCGCGCCCGCCCGGCTGCTGCAGGACGCCATAGGTGAGTTGAAGAAACTGGGCAGGATCGCCGCCATCGCCCCCGTCATGGTGACGCCCCCGATCGGCCCCTCCCTCCGCCTGTTCGCCAACAGCGCACTGTTGATCGAAAGCCCGTTGCACCCAAAGGCGATGCTGGCAGCACTCCAGCAGATCGAAGGACGCCTTGGCAGACGACGTCACCGTCGCTGGGGCGCGCGCAGCATCGACATCGACATTATCCTATGGTCCGGGGGGCGCTTCGACAGCCGCACGCTTCATATTCCCCACCCCGCCTTCCGCAGCCGGGATTTCGTCCTCTCCCCCCTCAACGCGATCGCACCGAGGTGGCGAGATCCCGTTTCCGGCCTGTCCGTTCGTCACCTGCACGCGCGACTGCAAAAAGCCGCGCCTTTGCCACGTCCTAGAGGTTGA
- the npdG gene encoding NADPH-dependent F420 reductase encodes MTQNQQLATIAVLGGTGKEGSGLALRWANKGHKVVIGSRTAERAQEAAAQMNEVLGRGNVTGAANADAAAQAEIVVLAVPYAAQQSTVKDVESALVGKILIDVTVPLMPPKVSRVQLPDGGSAVEAVQKMLGDGVRVVSAFQNISAHHLTKLDEDVECDVLVCADDPEAADLVVALAEEIGLRAWNAGPLCNSVVAEGLTSVLIALNRKYKVPGSGIRITGV; translated from the coding sequence GTGACGCAGAATCAGCAGCTGGCGACTATCGCCGTACTTGGCGGCACCGGCAAGGAAGGCAGCGGATTGGCGCTGCGCTGGGCCAACAAGGGGCACAAGGTGGTCATCGGCAGCCGCACCGCCGAGCGGGCGCAGGAAGCGGCCGCGCAGATGAACGAAGTTCTGGGCCGTGGCAATGTGACAGGCGCCGCCAATGCCGATGCCGCCGCGCAGGCAGAGATCGTCGTCCTGGCCGTTCCCTACGCCGCGCAGCAATCGACGGTGAAGGACGTCGAAAGCGCGCTGGTGGGCAAGATATTGATCGACGTCACTGTTCCCCTGATGCCGCCCAAGGTCAGCCGTGTGCAGCTTCCCGATGGTGGTTCGGCGGTGGAAGCTGTGCAGAAAATGCTGGGCGACGGGGTGCGCGTTGTGTCCGCTTTCCAGAATATCAGCGCGCATCACCTGACCAAGCTGGACGAGGACGTTGAATGCGACGTCCTGGTTTGCGCCGATGACCCGGAAGCCGCCGACCTGGTAGTCGCGCTCGCCGAGGAAATCGGCCTGCGTGCATGGAATGCCGGGCCGCTTTGCAATTCGGTAGTGGCCGAAGGACTGACCTCTGTCCTTATTGCGCTCAACCGCAAATATAAGGTGCCCGGATCGGGCATCCGCATAACCGGCGTGTGA